CAAGGTCAACCCCACCCAGGCCGAAGCCATGACCATGGTCTGCGCCCAGGTCATGGGTAATAACGCCGGGGTCAGCTTCGCCGGCAGCCAGGGCCATTTCCAGCTCAACGTCTTCAAGCCCATGATCGCCTGGAACGTGCTGACCAGCGCCAAACTCCTGGGCGACGCGGCGGTGAGCTTCACCGAGAACTGTGTGGCGGGCATCGAAGCCAATGAAACCCGCATCGCCGACCTGATGGAGCGTTCGCTCATGCTGGTCACGGCGCTGGCGCCCACCATCGGCTATGACAACGCCACCAAAGTCGCCAAGACCGCCCACAAGAACGGGACGACCTTGCGCGAAGAAGCCGTGAAGCTGGGCTTCGTCACGGCGGAGGAGTTTGACAAGGTGGTGCGCCCCGAGACGATGCTGGGGCCGAAATAGGCCTGACAAAAAAAGTTCCCCGGCGGGCGAACCGCCGGGGACCAGTCAGGGAGGAAAGGTGTGCGGGAGGGCCGTCAGGCGCTCTCGCCGTGCAGCGCGATGTCGAGACCGGTGACCTCGTCCTCGGCGTCCACACGCAGTTTCATGAAGCGCTCCAGCACAAACAGGATGATGAAGGTCGCGATGGCGCACCAGGCGGCCGCCGCCAGCGCGCCCCAGGTCTGGGTCCACACGATCAGCCAGTTGCCTTCCACCGCGCCCGCAGCCCCGCCCACGGCGGTGGCGGCGAACACGCCGGTCAGCACCGCGCCCGCAAACCCGCCAATGCCGTGCAGGCCGAACGCGTCCAGGCTGTCATCGTATTTCAGTTTGGCTTTCAGCAGCGTCACGCCGCCATAGGCCGCCGCCGCGGCCAGCGCCCCGATCACGAAGGCCGCATAGGGCTCCACAAACCCCGCCGCCGGCGTGATGCCCACCAGTCCTGCAATCGCGCCCGACGCCGCGCCCAGCACGCTGGGCTTGCCGCGCAGAATCCATTCAAGCCCCGCCCAGGTCAGCGCCGCCGTGGCCGCCGCGATCTGGGTGACCAGCGCGGCGTGGGCCGCCAGCGCATTGGCCTCCAGCGCCGAGCCGCCATTGAACCCGAACCAGCCCACCCATAACAGGCCCGCCCCGATCACGGTCAGCACCAGATTGTGCGGCGGCGCGCCTTCCTTGGGCCAGCCGCGCCTTGGGCCGAGTTTGAGCGCCAGGATCAGCCCCGCCACGCCCGAATTGATGTGCACCACCGCGCCGCCGGCGAAATCCAGCACGCCCGCCTCGCTCAGGAAGCCGCCGCCCCAGACCCAGTGGGCGACGGGGGCGTACACCACCAGAAGCCAGATCGGCACGAACACCATCCAGGCTGAAAACCGCAGCCGCTCGGCCGCCGCCCCGGCGATAATCGCCACGGTGATGATTGCAAACGTGAGCTGGAACAGGATGAAGACGCTTTCAGGCAGCCCGGCCTTCTCGCTGTCCAGCGTCAGGCCCGACAGGAAAAGCCGGCCAAACCCGCCAAACAGCGCCCCCTCGCCGGCAAACGCGAACGAATATCCTGCGATCACCCAGGTCAGCGTCACCAGCGCCGCCGCGCCCATGGACTGCATCAGCGTAGACAGAACATTGGTGCGCCGCACCATGCCGCCATAGAACAGCGCCAGCCCCGGCAGGGTCATCATCAGCACCAGTGCCGACGCGGTCAGGATCCACGCCACATCTCCGCCTGCAAACGCTGTCTCGTCCATCGTCTCGCTCCCCTTCGCGTGTGCAGCAAAGCGGAGCGTGTGTTTGACGGTTTGTCAGCGGCGGGATCGATTTTTGACGCGGCGCGCGCGCGCGGCGCCCGCATCTGGAGCGCTCACGCACGGCTTTGAGGCGCCGGGGTCAGACGCGGACCGGCTCGGCCTTGACGATGCGGTAGACCAGATCATCCCCGTCAGCCTCGTGGATGGTGACGTAATCGCCCACCCGCAGCTGGTGATCGCCCAGACGGAAGAGCGGCTCGTCCGGTCCCTCATGCTCCTCGTCATAGCGGAAGAACCAGTTGGCGCCGCGATGACTGAGCCAGCCATCGGCGAACTCGGATTTGTCCGGAGAGAAGCGGATCACGATGCAGGCGTCCTTGTGGGCGCCCCACAAATCCACATCCAGCCTTCCGTCACGGTCAAGCGGGGCGGTGATGAGATAGCCGTGACGGTCATCGCCGTCCGGAAAGCCGGCCTCGGGATTGCGGCCAAGATGCAAGGTCAGACGGGTCAGCAATGTCATGTCAGTCCTCCTCAGTGCGCGATCAGGAGCGACGGACCATCCGTGGCGCTCAGCAGCGAGCGCGTGACCCCGCCGAAGATGAACTGAGCGATGCGTGACTGGCCATAGGCGCCCGCCACCAGCAGATCCGCCCCGCCGGCGGCCTCCACCAGCGCCGCGCCGAGCGGGCCGTCGGGCTTCACCTCAATCGTGCGCGCCTCGATCCCGCGCGGGCGCAGCCAGTTGGCCAGGCGATTGGGCGCGGCGGCGGCGCGGTCGCTGAAATCCAGATTTTTCGGGCTGTGCAGGATCGTGACCTCCACCCCTTCGGTGAAGAAGGGCGCAGCGGCGAAGGCCGCGCGCGAGGCTTCCTTCGATCCGTCCCACGCTACAGCGATGGACTTGGGCGCCAGCGCCCCGCGCCGCGGCACGAAGACCGGGCAGCCCTCGTCCACCAGGCAGGCGGCGGTGAAATCGGCCAGCGGCCCTTTGCCCGCCGCCGCCTCCGGGCAGGTCACCAGCAGGCGCACCAGCCTGGCCTGTTGGGCGGCCTCGGCCGGGCTGTCGGTAATGCGGCGGAAACTGCTGGCGTCTTTCAGCCCGGCCTCGAACACCGCCGCTTCAAAGCGGGCGATGGCCGCCTTGGCGTAGATGTCGGCTTCCTCGCGTACGGCGTCCAGCGCGGTCGACACCACCGACGCACCCGCCGCGCCGGGCCCGGTCCACAGCATGTAGGCGGCAGGGTCCGGCTCCACGAACACGCCGCGCAAATCGGCGTTGAAAATTGTCGCCAGCGTCACCGCCGCGTCCAGCGGCGCGGCGTCGGCCTCTGTTCCCTGCAGGGCGACCAGCAAGCGTTCCGGTCTCATGACGGCTCCTTTTCTCGCACAGCGCCCGGGGCGTACGCCAAGAGCGCGCCTTGAACTTACGCCGTTTCGCGATAGGACGGAACGCATAGAGCGATAACCCGGAGCCTGATCGATTGACCCGCGCCCCCTCCCCGGCCCCGCCGCCGCGCGCCTGGCAGCGCATGCTGTCCGGGCGCCGGCTCGATCTGCTCGATCCCTCGCCGCTGGATATCGAGATATCCGACATCGCCCACGGCCTGGCCCGCGTGGCGCGCTGGAATGGCCAGACCCATGGCGAGCATGCGTTTTCGGTGGCCGAGCATTCGGTGATTGTGGAGCGGGTGTGCCAGCGCCTGAAGCCTGACTGGCCCTACGCATGGCGCCTGGGCGCGCTCTTGCACGATGCCGCCGAATACGTGATCGGCGACATGATCTCGCCCTTCAAGGCCGCTCTGGGCTATGATTACAAGATTGTGGAAGCCAGGC
The window above is part of the Hyphomonadaceae bacterium ML37 genome. Proteins encoded here:
- a CDS encoding universal stress protein codes for the protein MRPERLLVALQGTEADAAPLDAAVTLATIFNADLRGVFVEPDPAAYMLWTGPGAAGASVVSTALDAVREEADIYAKAAIARFEAAVFEAGLKDASSFRRITDSPAEAAQQARLVRLLVTCPEAAAGKGPLADFTAACLVDEGCPVFVPRRGALAPKSIAVAWDGSKEASRAAFAAAPFFTEGVEVTILHSPKNLDFSDRAAAAPNRLANWLRPRGIEARTIEVKPDGPLGAALVEAAGGADLLVAGAYGQSRIAQFIFGGVTRSLLSATDGPSLLIAH
- a CDS encoding HD family hydrolase, whose protein sequence is MTRAPSPAPPPRAWQRMLSGRRLDLLDPSPLDIEISDIAHGLARVARWNGQTHGEHAFSVAEHSVIVERVCQRLKPDWPYAWRLGALLHDAAEYVIGDMISPFKAALGYDYKIVEARLEGAVNMRYGLPAELPAEIKAVIKRADKTCAFFEATQIAGFSTEEARKLFGRPPAGVRLTIDPLSAPQAQAQFLDRFEQLLAGAERERAR
- a CDS encoding ammonium transporter, with the translated sequence MDETAFAGGDVAWILTASALVLMMTLPGLALFYGGMVRRTNVLSTLMQSMGAAALVTLTWVIAGYSFAFAGEGALFGGFGRLFLSGLTLDSEKAGLPESVFILFQLTFAIITVAIIAGAAAERLRFSAWMVFVPIWLLVVYAPVAHWVWGGGFLSEAGVLDFAGGAVVHINSGVAGLILALKLGPRRGWPKEGAPPHNLVLTVIGAGLLWVGWFGFNGGSALEANALAAHAALVTQIAAATAALTWAGLEWILRGKPSVLGAASGAIAGLVGITPAAGFVEPYAAFVIGALAAAAAYGGVTLLKAKLKYDDSLDAFGLHGIGGFAGAVLTGVFAATAVGGAAGAVEGNWLIVWTQTWGALAAAAWCAIATFIILFVLERFMKLRVDAEDEVTGLDIALHGESA